Below is a genomic region from Lineus longissimus chromosome 4, tnLinLong1.2, whole genome shotgun sequence.
ATGGTCACATCCTCCCATAGCGGGCCCTTTGATTGTTTCTAAATCCCACAAAGTGTATTTGAGGAAAAGATACAAGGTTCTTCTGTGTGGGAGGATAGATggccattgacattttcaactgAAGAACACATTTTTATCAGTCAACTGCTCGGCAATTAGGATATACCTCCCGACTTCAAACTGGGAGAGGACTTACTGCGAGGCCATCTGGTGAAAAATGAAATCACCCGATAAAGCTACCACGAGTCGGTTTacaacaaaaaatgaaaactttAGTGATACCACTGATTTGGATGTTTCCAGTGACAAACGTCAGatacaaaacaaacattttattCTGTGATTGTTCAAAATTAATTCAGTATTTAAACTCGATCACCAAAAATGTTAACCTGTAAACTAAGATTTGAACACGACAATCGTATGTAAAAGTAAATTGTGTCACTATCCCTGAATTTAAAATATATCATCCTCGCTACGTCAAAAAGCAACCACGCCTAACCCGTCTGCCAAATTTTTGCCATAGTTAGTACATTGATGTTACTTTGAAGAACcagtcaatttttttctcaatggcCTGTTCATTACCTATGTAAATAGGCACCATGTAGGGATTTTTATTGATGCAATACATTTTCTTTCTTACCAAGTGACAATGTGTACCATGCAATTGCATTTTACCATTTCTCGATAATTGATTTTTATCAAGGAGTTAAAAAGTAATAAACTCTTCATGAAAAGGAGATGAAAGGTGTGTTGTTTTACTTTATTTTGCATTGAATTATGTTAGACATCTTATCATGTGCCTCAATAAatatttgtgtccttgagcaaggcatcTAAACCTACATTGCTGCTGACCTACCTTGAGTATAAATGTTTGCTTATGTGCCCTGTGATTGCACATTAGGTTTGGTGCCTTACCCAAGGACACAGAGATGAAAGAGTGGTGTTACCAAGTGCCCACCTGTCCAATGAGCACTGAACACGAAGGCTCTGATCACTTGAAAACCAAGAAGGCTCTGATCACTTGAAAAGTAAAGGGCATTTCAAGATATATCAAAACAAATGGAAAGAATGGTGCAAATTCTATGACTTTGTATTGTAAGCACAATTGAGCATGGCAATAAAGACCCTTAATCTTTGAGTAATTCTAATAATGAAATATCAGAAGAAACACCATCAACGCTGACAAAGGTTTCAGCTCTTGGGTAGACTGCCAGCTGACTCAATTATGTGAGTAATAAAGGGAGTTGGCTCATTAAGCTGTTAAGATCCTAATGGGTGGTTCGGAGAACAAAGTTTTAGACAAGTTCTCGCTGGTACATTATTAATCCTAACCacaacaaaaaatatttatGTAATTCATGAGTAGAATTATCGGTAAAATGTGACCGGAGCTCATTTCGAGGCCAGAAgaatttggtgaaatttttctCATCAATGTTCACTTCGTTATAGGAATAAGTGACAATGAATAACTATTTTTATATTTGAGAGTTCTATGCTCATGTTTTTTCATATTTAAGAACTATATGGCCATGTTAAAGGTTACATACTCGAACACACTGCACGAGAATATAACGTTGCATgaaaagaaacacagaaaaacttctAAGTTTTTGATGCATATCCTTGGAGAGGTACAACGAAACTCTCATTCCCTTAACCTTGCTGAAAATCCAAAAGTAGTAGGTGTTACAAACTTTTAAGCCGCAGTGTTGGGGGTACGCATAGCGTAACATGAAAGCTTAGCCAGTACCCCTACTGGGCTGTAGGGAGTTATTTCAGGACAAAGGACAATCATTAGGACCCAGAAAGGGAGATAGAAAAGGAATTCTTGTTGCTTGGCGTGCTTGACCTAGGGTGGGTCACAGTGACTAAGAATAGGCAGGACCAAAGATAAGGATAACACAGGGATGATTGGTTAAATTTTCGCTTAATTTTCGAGGACTAAATCGGGACGGTTATTTTTAACACTCCTGAGAACTTTAAAAGGAACCACCCAGTCCTTTTGTTTAGTTTTAGAATTCTTTTCCTGCATTCCACGGAAGTTACTCTAAGAGGAGGATGCAACATTGACTTCAAAGAGGAAGGATACCCATATCTTGTGACTTCTGACCATATCTTAGCATCTATTCGAAAGTGAACTTTACACAAGGGTTTTCATCACTTCAATAGAACTTCTCGGCCTGTATCTTTTATATTCAACAATCAAAATTTTCAGTTTGAAGAATGTATTTTTCAAAGATGATTCTCACAACTCTGCTTTTGGGCTGTATAGTCCAGGCTAATGCCCTAACACAGACCATAGAAAATCGAAATTCGACAGAGTGTGGACCGCATAGGTTAAGTCTGGAGGGCCTTACAGAGATTTCCATTCCTCACGGCAAAACAATTGAGGCCTCCTTTCGCTTAGACGTCTTTGCAGATAAAGGATGTTCGATTGAAATATTCAGCACCTACTCAGATGCCGTCAAATTGGCTGTTCCTCAGCAAGACTTAACATTCGAGGAATCAATCGTGTTCTCAGCTCAATCTGGCGATTTCAAGTTTCTCATCTCGGGGGATGTTGTGGGCATGTCAACGTTGATATATCGAGTGAAGTCTGCGCAGAATGAAGCATTATCGGGAGAGTTATCAAGTACCGTCAAAGTTGTCCGGCCAACAACGACACTTTTGACTGCATTCACCTATTTTGTCGGGGTTATGGCAATCTTCAACATGTTCGTATTGGGATGCCGATCAAACCTAGTCAAGATGAGAGAGTTCATACCAAAGAATAAGAGAGCTGTTGTCCTGGGAGTGTTCTGCCCGATGttctacctgccactggtaagaAAGATATGAATTTACTCTCTTGATATTATAATTACTTTTCATTCACAAGGTCAGCAAATATTCATTCAGAACAAACTAACCATTGAAACTGACTTGCTTGATTCATGATAATATAGAGTTCTTTAATCACAAGCAATCAGAATCAGAATCTGCACTGTATCGATAATTTGAGACAACCTAAAGGAAACAAAAAATGGTCAATTTGAGTCAATttgttgaaaaggattttaTTTTGTCACTTCAGACAGCTATGTGCTTCATCCTTGGATTCACCTTTGGACTAGAAGGCAGCATCAATGCCTTCCTACCCATAGAATCTTTGATGCTGATCACCATAGCAGCGCTCCCTGGAGGCGGACTGGCCACACCATGGATCATACTGACCGGCGGGTGCACCGTCCTTGACTACACGAGCATGATGATTATCACACTTCTTTCATTAGGTGGGTATTAAAGTAATCTCCCTGCAAAGCAGTTTTTTGAACGTGAGACAGCTCATGCATATGTCATACTGGATGGTCTATGAAACCAAAGCAGAATACAACACATCGGGTCTTACGTTCGATTAAAACGCCCCGgtgcaaatgagcaattttagTCGCTGCGACCTGTAATTATCACCACATGcaacataaatcacttgttggTAGTCATTTCAAGAATCAGTGATCACAGCTACCTGTGATCAATGTCAGACCCAGTGATTTTTGGTTTAGAGATCTTAtaattgcaggttgcagcaacaaataATTGCTCAACTGCACTCTGCTCCTGAACCCCTAAAAAGTCAGTCAAGACAGAGAATAACGAATAGGTGGTAATGAACCTGACTCAAAGATCGGATCCAAACTGCATTAAGCTATAATCTTACAATGATTTTCATCTCCTATTTCAGGTTCGACCCCACTCCTCTACTTCCTGCTCGGCCTGATCTGGCACCTGGACAATATCCCGTTCTTGCAATACCACGCGACCCGATTGGCTGTTTGGCAAGTCATCCTAATCGCTGCCTACACGATGGGACTCATTCTACGCTACTTCAACCTCAAAGGTGTCTGGAGGATGGTCAAGTTTTTCCTCTTTCCATTatcagtttgttttgttttggcactTTTGGCTTTCGGAATTTACACTAACGTGTATATGTTCTTCATCCGCCGAGGTTGGCTGGCACTTTCGGCACTTCTGTTCCCGTGGGCGGCATATTTCTTTGGCTTACTGAGCGCCTTTGCCTTCAGGTTGCCACTGAATCAAATCAAAACCATCGCTATGAATTCCGGAGTCTGCCAGCCTGTTTTGGCTATGGCGATATTCCTCTGGGGTCTCCCTAATCCAGAGGCTGATCTAGGTCTCTACATGGCATTTATCGTCCTACTTGCATCCTATTTGCCACTGATCGTATTTTCGATCGTTAGCGTCAGCATGCGCTTCTGTTGTGGCAGAAAGACCAAGGAGGACACCGAGAAGTGTCTGCCTACTGAAAATGGCGACACCAATGGTCAAACTGGGAGTGACAACTGGGGGATGGGGGTGGAAGAGGGTACAAGCGAAAGTGAGGTTAACCTTGAGTTGCATTCCGAGGCAACGACGGCAGTAATCGAAGACAAAGATTCTGCAGAATACAAGGAAGACCTCTGAGCTGCACTGATAGAATGATAACATATCATACAGTGTAGCAATCTGCAGAAAAAAGCGGTAAAACTGTGTTTGGAAGTGGACAACAATTCCCAATGTAAGTCCACAAAAAACTGTTTGGTTTTTTAAATCGATTGTTGCTGTTTGATGTGTATTTTAAAGCATTAGCAAGTTTTTGTATCATTGGATTTTTTAGAAATAAAGTTCAACAATTTAAATTCAAAAGTTGTTATATCATAGTTTTTTTGACACAGCGAACCTcttttagtggacacctctgtaacttttagcaggacaccctctacATGATTAAACGACAATGTGGGGGTAATATTGCCAATAATTCCTCTCAAAATATTACGAAGTCTCCAAGCTAGGAATAGAACAAACCTGCTAAATAATATGAACTTATGACCAAAGATTACTGGTGTTTTACAAAAGCAGTCAATCAAAGAGAAAATTAGCGTCTGAACAAAGGAAGCAAAACACACTCTCTCACAGGCCTATTGCAAAGGGCCTAAAACAGGCCTAAACCCAATCTCACTCGTAGGAGCGATTTAAAAACTTAAGGACTAGTCATGAGAATGGATTATTTTAGCTGAGTGCTTAGTCGGAATTCACAATTGTTCAAGGATACAGGACAATATCTCAATATTGTGACTGTTTGCTTTCGAATTAAACAAGTTTCCACTTTGAATCACTTCTCCAACATATTCATATTCTGCGGCACATTTTCGAAaccgcacatattcaagttaaaCAAAGTTACATGTAAAATCAGAAGAGGACAATTCATCCTACAGCTCAGTAATCGATAAACGTTTGACTTATTCCAAGTTGAGTCCGAGGGACAACATTTGACAGCTGGATTTGAGGACGTTAGGccaatttgaacattttctctCTTGAAAACTTCagaattgaaatgaaacaaCCTGGAATTTCGAAATTTTGTCTTTTTACTTTGCCACTATGTGGGTTCCTTTCATTCGTGCCAGCAACAAAAGGAACACTAAATGACACTGACCTCTACATGCTGGTAGCAACACTACTAGAGGAGGAACACTTCAAAAATCCTGAATGGCCATCAGTGGAGAATTTCTCAGAGATAACAGTGGATCCTCAAGAATTGAAAATCGTGGAAGGTGAACTTAGGAATATTTCGATAAACTTCCAAGCAGATTTAAAAGATGAAGTTATTCTTGTAGCCAAGTCGAGAACAGAATATGTTGCAGCAGTTTTGCCTTACAATGGTTATGTCGAGGCTTTCATTTCATCAGACGTGTCAGAGGAGGGAACTAGAACAGGAAACATCAAGGCAACCGCTAGAACTAAATACAAGATATTGCCATCTGACAAAAGGACGCCAGGTATAAAACACAACAACAGTCTGAGGAATTACAAAACGAAACAGAAAAACCTTTTCATTAACACAGAAATATCGAACAGCACCAAATTATACATTAAAGGACATATGTTGGGTCATTCAATTTTGGAGATCTACATGTTTCACTATAACAGGACAGCCAGTGTTAAACAGTTTAAACTTTTGACATATCATGAGGAGCCCGTGGCAGTAATTCGGCCGCACTCAGATTTGGGGGAAATGTTTAATGTCCTGATTACGATAATGGTCGGTATCAACATGTTCAGTGTCGGATGCCGTATGGAAACCAAGGCAGTGTGGAAGTATCTAAAGATGGAAGTCCATGGACTTGTCTTGGCATTGCTCTGCCAGTTCATTGTGATGCCAATGGTAAGATTTTGATCATTTATACCAAAATATTTAGTGATGATGTCCTGCTATTAAACAAGAATATGGTGTTCATGTTTCAGTAGAGCCATCAATCATTCAATGTTTCGAAAAACTTCAGGATTTTCTATCGATTCGGTACAGACAGAACATTGATCTTCTGAAACTTATAGTTTTCTGGGGCGATGCTTTACGCTGTATTCCTGGTATCAGATTTCTTGTTTAATCATtgattttgtaaagaaaaccttcatttttatttttatacagATTGCTTTCGGATGTTGTTGGCTTCTTGGTCCcctgcaccatgggtttaagaTTGGGCTGTGGACAGTGGCAACGTTACCAGGGGGAGGCACCGGTACATTCTGGATCCAGAGTTGCGATGGAGACATGATACTTCATGCCACAACAATCCTGTTCACTGCATTCCTCACAATAGGTTAGtaagaaatacagtagaacctccctttgtggagacctctctattaatgacaccctctctattaaggacactagttttggtccaaaattggttgtttccattcaatttgacatatctaatcaggatacctcttaAGGTCAAATTCATGGTATCTTACATTTCTTAATGTAAGGAGGTAAAACACCCCTTCTGAGCCTTTTATGCGTAATGTAAAAAAGGATCTCCGCACAAGgtttttaaagtacatgtacacataaaaTTTGACTGTCTCTTCTAAATTCTACAGCCTTGctctaaaaaaattgtttttttcagtgaTGACACCAATTTCCATATTCTGCTTCATAACGTTCTACCTTCACAAGACCTCCATGATCCCCTGCCTCATCCAGCAGGTGGCGATGTGGCAGGCCATCTCCGTCACTCTCTTAAGCACGGGTGCCGTGCTGCACCACTACTTCAAAGCCAAGACAATGAGCCTACACAAATTCATACTAATGCCGATACAATTTGTTTCAATGCTAGGCCTGATTGGGATGGGGATATACTGTAATTTTTACATGCTGAAGTACCCTTGGTCTATTGTGCAGGTCACAACTTTCATACTACCATGGGCGGGGTATATTTTCAGTGGAATTACTGCTGCGATTTTTCAACAACCAAAAACTAAAATCAAGACAATTGCTATAAATACTGGTATGTGTCATGCACTGTTTGCATTTGCTCTTCTGCAATGGTCACTCCCGCAGCCTTATGCGGATGAATCATCACACATCCCgctcatgatgatgatcacggCGCCCCTACCTCTTATTCTCTACTCTCTGTATCTTACGATTTGTCCGGCACCAAAACGGAACAACACTGACAGTACAACAGAGCAAGATAGAAAGAAGTCAATCATCAATCAAACCAATCATGACAGCTCGGATAACGAAATACCTGATTTCATTCGTCATGCAAATTCACGAGACAACAGATCAAACGGTACAAGCACTTGTCAATCGAATCAGAACCAGtattgctacattttcttgcaAAAACTCAAAAATGTTTACCGTATTCTAAGCAGTCGTATTCCAGATGTGGATTCAATAAGAAAAGCTAAAAGACTGCGTGATGATTCTCGCAGAGGAAGCCTATACTCGATATCTTCGTGGAGGTACCACAGTGAGAGAATACCGATGCCAACCATTGTCGAGCAGGATGACGAAATGCCTCCTAGTTCCCCACACAATGAATCAAGCTGCGAAACATTTGAATTAGTAACTGTTTCTAACAATAACATCGCTATGAAGCAAGAATTGGGGAAAAAGATGTAATCTCTAGAAAAtaaagaattttgaacttaaaa
It encodes:
- the LOC135487304 gene encoding uncharacterized protein LOC135487304; this encodes MMIITLLSLGSTPLLYFLLGLIWHLDNIPFLQYHATRLAVWQVILIAAYTMGLILRYFNLKGVWRMVKFFLFPLSVCFVLALLAFGIYTNVYMFFIRRGWLALSALLFPWAAYFFGLLSAFAFRLPLNQIKTIAMNSGVCQPVLAMAIFLWGLPNPEADLGLYMAFIVLLASYLPLIVFSIVSVSMRFCCGRKTKEDTEKCLPTENGDTNGQTGSDNWGMGVEEGTSESEVNLELHSEATTAVIEDKDSAEYKEDL